ccctgccccctggctggtctgtGAGCTATCTAAGTATACTAAAATCTATAAAGAAgcagggctgtagcctttATTATCTGTTAAGAGCATGTATAATagaaggagaggcagctctattatagtaTACTCTGGtagggggctgaggaggagctgtaggatccttttaagcctggttttaGGCCTGCCTGTAGTAGTCTCTGTAGCTATTTAGGTAATTAGGTATTTAGTATTaaggcttatatatcttaCTGCTGCCctctggaggatgctgttgagtagagcttctagGTCTagtaggtctgcttcgcggaggagtgctgcagtaggggtagtcttgtaggctgggataatagccagggctgctgtgcagaagagagaaagcagggagttaactacccctttttattatttgcctgtatagaagacttctgccctgtacagagctgttggaagaatatactatataactACTGCCTATATAGAGGCTACTGGGCAGCTATGCTAGGTATTATTAAGTCTTtttaggtgctgggcaaGTTGTTTCCTGCAgctaaagaccaaattaatataggctttaaaagtaagctttgtatctagaagaactcctaactactatatatatagggatggtataatctcccctatactAGGTAGAGTAACTATGGGgagatactgctgctgctttctagagaagtattatatTTCTATTTTCTCTATTAAGAAAGagaggcctgtctctgtccctagagcagtaatttgcttatAGGCCTTTACCAGTTATTATAAGCTCTCTTCCTGGGTATTCCTagttaataatatacctatattatctgcatagcagaaggagccctctaaggtagagactattcttgctgcatatagtaggaagagtattaggaataggggggatccctgggggagtctgCCTTTAATTAGTACTatggcagtgccttctttgatataAATAGATACAGAGcagccagtaagccagtccttaagtagctagagtaagcctttatacTATTCTTGCAGGCGtaagtaagaaaggagctgttggtaTATTATAATATCAAATACCCCTTTcatatctagtaggagtagtgaagtatcttttccctgttaaAAGGCCTCTTCTACCCTGtaaacaagaacctggaccaggttaatagcagagtatcctggcagggccctgaagtggcagggggctagcacatctgcctgaattgctcttacagctatctgctaTACtaggaggcgctctaggcctttacctagggtagagaggaggctaattggctGCCAGGtattgagttgggtatagcccCTCTTTCCTAGTTTTGGTAatattattacctttgctgacttcaggctcagtggaaagcagccttcctccatatACCTGTGAGTACagttgtgtgattgtatCCCCTAGTAtgggccagagctccctccaagcagtggtggcaagtctGTCCTCCCTAGGGGCAGACaggggtggggcacagagagcagcccagcagtgctcttttgttggcaggtgtagtgagcccaggggcttgtttgggggtccctcttctgtctgatttggaagcagggcccccttctctaagaggtgattaaggaaggcgtctgccttgccctgtagggtagtaacctgtgccccttgtatattcaggggaggagcagcaagctagtctggatgttgtatctatttagcaagtttgaatatatctataggtgctgtggcttgttcaatttactgcttccagtattcagcctttgcctaTATAatagccttccagagctgtttatagtcagggttttgttgctgtcttgtttggtgtagtatgtctgttagttctggagtccaccatgggGTCCTAGGGAGTCTGTAAGTATTATATCTTGATATGCCTTATATTACAAGCTGGGatgtctggaccagttgtttggctagtAGGTTAATTAGTAGGGTTAggtcaggcgggcttgccagggctctggctttctcctagTTGGTAGATCtaagcttgtatataggcgggggctcttcttattctagtattattccaattgttgcatggttacttggagtctttagatggtcttctactagggcccttagtggtaggttagagaagacaaggtctagggtgtttggtccatgggtgggggtgcctggcttgAGGCAAAGTTCCAGCTTATAGGCATtaagccagtctaataatcctgttgcgccaggtATGACAGCATaagactcagtatctggctgccagaataggtgccgggtattgaagtctcctgctaggataGTATTCTCTGGGGGTGTATATTCTAGAAGTATAGAAAGTATAGAGGGTattgagccagcaccagcaggggcaactagGTTATTAGGGGGGTAGTAGATAttgataatagtaaggcctgctgtgtagattgtggtgataTCTGGTAAGATTAGTTCCAGGAGGGAataggctgggagatccctttatatatatattagagtcctgggtctggcagtccatcaggtcgggggactgaacagctgatattgTGGgtaggtcttggttaggtgctttgctgtatttgtccaaggttcttggacaagaataatatctgctttaaaggagagtagcaggtcatgtaCAGCacccccccttcctatattagcttatagtatttttatagttcaggggaggtcagggtttggtttaagagctcctgggtgagctgtcttgtaggctggtttgtAGTATGGGTATTATCTGTTTATTAtttagagctttcttctgctttcttctgctcctgttggaaggcaagctgGCCTGCCTTGcagatagcagctagagcatcttTTAAGAGGCGGGTGACAGTATTCCTCTGGATATGGGGTCTGGCTAGGCATTTTTAGAAGTCTGCTGCATATAGGCTGCAGTAGTTGATATACTGCACATAGTAGTTATATTCCTGTTTTAaggatctgcaggagataCAGCATTTGCTGGAGTGGCAGGCTTGTATATCATGGAAGCAGTGGCATCAGGTgtattgcaaaggcctttgcttggggcgggtgggccttgataggccggacaggccaaagagttgcaaggggtgttgtagcctttttggaaaggctatgactgctgtgatagagtccctctctactagGTACTTTGAGAGTTTGGCCATGAGTAGTTTAATACCAGtaatgcgctctgcttcattgctgatatctgtaattgtagtatctatctatctatccagggaccagagttgttttgggatccaggggacaataacctggtgATACTCTGTTAGTATTTCAAAGtatccatccccagctaggcttgcagccttctctgatagtaagaagaccttgccttgttcagttGTAGTAATTACATATCCTGTTGATATTACTTGCACCTGTGCAATCCTGTCTGGAACTTTCCCTGCAAGGGTGACctggatgccatgtggtctaATAGCCcagaggctagaggaggccgggaggcagaggaagatgcagtggtcagtcttgtttggctgcttcagcttttgttgtgctggttgcttggcttgcatacagtgttctggggcaatagtttgccagttcccctgactagctcttggggctgtcagggatgcccaggttgtaggctgcgaggtttgcctCTTCAGGGGGCCTttgcaagcttcaggagtaggaggttggtttggctgttctatctgcctggatggctgtgggggtgcagctgctgttaTCAGAGGAATCagctgaggggagtcctgttttgctagggaaacaaatctggctgcaagcccctgggccaggtctcttgggcggccctgtagagaggagacagttagatctagagctttagcaagagaggTTATTGCTAGTTTCTAAtcattaagaaggactagctggttgtctgctaccatgctgacctgcttGCAGATTGATGGGGCTTGCAGCAAATaggatacagggaccggagctgcagtgggagtcttctgtagggagaataaggcccttctcttcagggagttccggggtaggggggtcggggtggtaggtcctgaggggggttcagagttttcacccaggagcggagtccccggacgggctccgcctgggggggagtcatccacctccatggggtggagggaatgatcgatgagcaaagtgtaagagatcagttattagagcagtagggggccctgttctcccctcgtcgtggttTTTCGGCGGGTTCTCTGATGATCCGATTAGGATGTGTGATCCGAAGCTATCTAAAGCTAGTACATCATGTGACCTTGTCATGTGACGCTTGAGTCTTGTCGGGGCATACATAGTGACTACAGCTCAGGCGACCGCGCTAAAACCTCAGGCGACCTTGAGGGTCCGTGCGCTCACCTGACCTCGCTTAAAGCGACCGCGGTCGTTTGAGGTCAATACAACGCACGTAACTTGAATACCACATGCTAACACCATATT
This sequence is a window from Aspergillus nidulans FGSC A4 chromosome IV. Protein-coding genes within it:
- a CDS encoding uncharacterized protein (transcript_id=CADANIAT00000256), with amino-acid sequence MSLYPAPWLVIRGYWAAMLGFKRMQKEPSKVETILAAYNTEQPALSGKQPSSIYLMGQSSLQAVVASLSSLGADRGGAQRAAQQCSFVGRCSEPRGLFGGPSSV
- a CDS encoding uncharacterized protein (transcript_id=CADANIAT00000257), translating into MEVDDSPPGGARPGTPLLGENSEPPSGPTTPTPLPRNSLKRRALFSLQKTPTAAPVPVSYLLQAPSICKQGRPRDLAQGLAARFVSLAKQDSPQLIPLITAAAPPQPSRQIEQPNQPPTPEACKGPLKRQTSQPTTWASLTAPRASQGNWQTIAPEHCMQAKQPAQQKLKQPNKTDHCIFLCLPASSSLWAIRPHGIQVTLAGKVPDRIAQVQVISTGYVITTTEQGKVFLLSEKAASLAGDGYFEILTEYHQVIVPWIPKQLWSLDR